From one Solanum stenotomum isolate F172 chromosome 12, ASM1918654v1, whole genome shotgun sequence genomic stretch:
- the LOC125848679 gene encoding uncharacterized protein LOC125848679 yields the protein MAFYGYNDDAGEYHWTPNFNVSYDYDAFPISYPSYGQTTNYNYYYTTQIHPELSYSVHNSVEPKLIQYEKGADSLETRTIVSCYTKEQDDTQFDEYDPTPYGGGFDMAQIYGKPLPPSNGICYPRSSPKSNGVPLDGFDYGSNNSPYVSHTNQLEQPQIQNKENGVKDEQKSLSGVKEKTSLEKPAQQDEDFVVGNGKTGEKPILEKPLQQDEDFVVGNGSIGEYGYDYGRQLQQIPYGSGLESMDLCESLFGYWPCIAKENKRRNCNCVNVAEDNSSSSNEQWKCTADYLFGNPYGYGGDGRDWDCVYSNQSYY from the coding sequence ATGGCTTTCTATGGCTACAATGATGATGCTGGTGAGTACCATTGGACTCCTAATTTCAatgtctcttatgattatgatgctTTTCCAATATCATATCCTTCCTATGGGCAAACTACTAATTACAATTACTACTATACTACTCAAATACATCCAGAATTGAGTTACTCTGTACACAACTCTGTTGAGCCAAAACTTATCCAATATGAAAAGGGTGCTGATTCATTGGAGACAAGAACCATAGTTTCTTGTTATACCAAAGAACAGGATGACACTCAGTTTGATGAATATGATCCAACCCCTTATGGTGGTGGTTTTGATATGGCTCAAATCTATGGAAAACCCCTTCCTCCCTCAAATGGAATATGTTATCCTCGTTCGAGTCCCAAGTCTAATGGAGTTCCATTAGATGGTTTCGACTATGGATCAAATAATTCGCCCTATGTAAGCCACACCAATCAGCTAGAACAACCTCAGATTCAAAACAAAGAGAATGGTGTTAAAGATGAGCAAAAATCTTTATCTGGTGTGAAAGAAAAAACCAGTCTTGAAAAACCTGCTCAACAAGATGAAGATTTTGTAGTTGGTAATGGAAAAACAGGGGAAAAACCCATTCTTGAAAAACCCCTTCAACAAGATGAAGATTTTGTAGTTGGAAATGGGAGTATAGGGGAATATGGATATGATTATGGGAGGCAATTGCAACAAATTCCATATGGTTCAGGTTTGGAATCTATGGATTTATGTGAAAGCTTATTTGGTTACTGGCCTTGCATAGCTAAGGAAAACAAGAGAAGAAATTGTAACTGTGTAAATGTTGCTGAAGATAACAGCAGTAGCAGCAATGAACAATGGAAATGTACTGCAGATTATCTTTTTGGGAATCCTTATGGATATGGTGGTGATGGAAGAGATTGGGATTGTGTTTATAGCAATCAAAGTTACTATTAG